The DNA sequence GCGAGCCACGCCTTCCCGCAGGCCCTCACTCCCGCGGCTCGCGGCGCGCGCGACTTCCTCGCACGGCTCGCCGCCGCAGTGACCCGGTACCAGGCAAATGCCCGCACCGAGCGCTGGGACGACGGGCCGCCGGTGCCTTGCACGGCCCGCACGACGGAGCATCCGCGCCGGGGATTCTACGGGGCGCTCAACTGGGGCGACTGGAACTTCCCGGGCTACCGCGACCACGCCGACGGGTGCGACGCCTGGGGCAACCTCGAGTACGACCTGCCGCAGGTGCTCGGGCTCGCGTGGGCAGCTACCGGCAGCCGGCTCTTCCTGGAGGCGCTCGTGCCCGCGGCCCGCCATTACCGCGACGTGGACGTGATCCACCACGCGCCCGGCCATCCCCAGTGGGTCGGCTTGAACCATCCCCACACGGCGCTGCACTTCACGTTCGGCAAGCCCGCCTACGTCGACCTCGGCCACACCTGGACCGAGGGGCTCCTCACCTACTACCGGCTCACCGGCGAGACGCGGGCTCTCGAGGCCGCCTGCGGGATCGCCGACGCGCTCCGGCCGCTCGCCGCTCGCGCCAACAACCCGCGCCAGCTCGGCTGGCCGATGATCGCGCTCGTCGCGGTCTACGACGCGACGGGCGAGCGCCGCCACCTGGAGGCAGCGCGCGCGTACGCCGACACGGCGCTCGGGGCCTACAAGCCCTCGCCGGCCGGCGGCGACTGGAAGATGGGCATCCTCGCCGACGGGCTCGCCGCCGTCCACGCGGCCACCGGTGACGAGCGCATCCGGCGGTGGCTGGTCGCTTACGCGGACGCGCTGCTGGCGAGCCCCGGCCGCTGGTCCGACCCACGCTACTCGCTGCCGCTCGGCTACCTCGCCGCCGTGACCGGCGATCGGCGCTACGAGACGGCCGCCTTGACGGTCGCGAGCCGGCTGAAGATCCCCGCCCTGGGGAAGCAGCTCGCCATCGCGGGCCGGACCGGCTTCCGGCTGCTCGCGCCCCTCGCCGCCGCTACACCCGTCCCCGCCGCTCCTCCTCGGCCGTCGGCGGCCGCACGGCGACGACCGTCACCGTCGCGTGCAGCTCCTGGCCGGCCCCGCGGGGGTTGAAGTCTGCCTCGACCGTACGCTCACCGATGCTGCGCACGCGGAAGCGAAGGGCGCGGCCGTCGTCCGTCCGCAGGAGGTACTCGCGTCCCACCTCGAGCACGAGATCGGGAGGCAGGCGGTCGCGCGGCATCGTACGCACGAGCCCGGGCTGCTGCTCGCCCCAGGCCTCGTCCGCCGGGATGCGCAGCTCGCGCGTCTCGCCCGTGCGCATGCCCGCGAGCCGCGCCTCGAGCGGCGGAAAGAGCTGTCCCGCGCCGCACAGGATCGACAACGGTCCGCAGTCGCCCGTCGAGTCGACCAGCTCCCCGCTCGCCAGCCGGACCGTGTACTCGAGCGTCACCACGCGGCCGGCCGCCACCTCCATCAGCGGGCCCCGCGCCCGAGCTGCCGCACGATGGCGCCGAGCAGATCCGGGGCGCCGGCCGAGCCACCCTTGGTGACCAGCGGGAGCCCCGCGTAGGGGCCGGTCATGAGCCGCGTGCGCACGACCAGCGGACAGAGGCGTGACTCGACGGCGAGCATCGGGTGACCGAGCCCGTCGAGGACGTGGTAGGCGGTCTCGCCGCCGATGAGCACCAGGCCGCCCGGCCGCGTCCGCGCCAGCGCGGCGAGTGCGCCTGCGCGGAGCGCCGCCAGCACGCCGGTGCTGCCGGCCGGCACCGCCTCCGCCGGCGCCACCAGCGCAACCGCGCGACCGGCCTGGAGCAGGCCGGCGGCGGCAAGCCCCGTCGTCTCCGCCGCCCCCGGGTCGTCGACGAAGAGGGGTTCGATCGACCCACGCGCCGCGGCGCACTCGACCTGGGCGCGGGTGGTGGGGTGCGCACTTCCCGCGACGATGAGCACGCCGCGCCCTGCCGGGAAGGACGCGCCGCCCCTCGCGCGGCCGCCGTTCTCGGGGCCGAGCACGCGGCGAAGGGCTCGGGCGAGCCCCGTGGAGCCGACGAGCAGGAGCGGACGCGGCCGCGACAGGAGGCGGCGCACCGCACGCTCCAGATCGGCGTCCGTCTCGGCATCGCACACGATGATGTCGGCGCCGGCGGCGCGCGCCTCCTCGAGGGCGTGGTCGAAGTCGTCACGTCCACGGATCGCGCCCAGGCCGATCACCCCGGCCCGCCGGCGGCCCGTCGCCTGGACGGCCGCGGCCACGCTCGCATCGCGGATCGGGTTCTGCGGGTCGCGCGCGAACGCCGTCCGGTGCACCGGCACGCCGCCGATCATCTGGCGCCCCTGCTCGGTCGTCCGTCCGACCTCGGGAATGGCGGGCAGGACGAAGGCCTCACCGACGCCGAGGACATCCATCGCGGCGTCGATCTCGGCACCGAGGGGTCCGCGGAGCCCCGTGTCGATCTTCTTGAGGACGATGCCCGACCACCCTGCGCGCAGGTCCGCGAGCGCCCCGCCGACCCGGCCCGCCGCCTCGGGCGGCGGCAGCGTCCGGCTCTGCGTGTTGCGCACGCCGAGCGCGCCGGCGGGGCCGGCGCCGCCCGCCGCCGGCTGCACGACGACGCCGGCCGACCACGGCAGCATCTCGGCGCCCACGTCGCAGGCGCCGGTCAGATCGTCAGCAATGATGCGCAGCGCATGCATGAACGATAATATAGCCCCCGTGCGCCCGGCCGCGGACGGCCGGGCTCCGATGGGCGTCGGCGCACGGACAAAGTCCGTGCGCCTCCCACCTTTTTTCTTATGGCTGTGGCGTAAGACTGCGCGAGCTGGGTTCGTCGGCCCGCTCAGGCGAGTAGGATGGCGCGGGCGGGGGCGCCGTCGAGGTCGGGGAAGTTGAGGGGCAGGCAGACGAGCGTGTAGCGGCCGGGCGCGGCCGCGCGGAGGTCGAGGCCCTCGATCACGAAGACGCCGGCGCCGAGGAGGATGCGGTGCACCGGAAAGTCCGCGCTGCCGAAGCGTTCGATCGACAGGTAGTCCATGCCCACGGCACCCACGCCGCGCGCCACGAGGAGGCGGGCAGCGTCCTCGGTGAGGTAGACGAAGTCGCGCTGGAACTCCGGCGCCTCCCAGCGCCAGGAGTTGTCCGTGCGACAGAGCAGGATGTCGCCGGGCCGGAGGTCGATGTCGGCCAGCGCCGCCGCGTCGAGGACCGGCCGGCCGCGGAGATCGGCCACCAGCGCTTCGCCGACCATCCGGTCGAGCGGAACGTCGCCCAGGCGAGGGCCATCGGCGAGGAAATGATACGGGGCATCCACGTGTGTGCCGGTGTGGGATCCCATGGTGAGCAGGGAGAGATTGCAGACGTCCCCGGACTGGAGCCGGCGGACCGCCTCGACGCGCGGCACGGGATCGCCCGGGTAGACGTGCATGCCGGGCACGTTCGGGACCGAGATGTCGAGGACCCGCCGCCGCCCCGGCAGGGCCGCATGAGCGATTGCGATCTTCGCCGTGTACTCGGCGAGGTCGGCGATGTCGCAGGCCTGTTGCACCGAGGCGCCCCAGGCGAGCACGCCGTGGCGCGCGAGGAGCAGGACCTGCGTGTCGGCGGGCGCGGCCTCGAGCGCCCGAGCCACCCCCTCGGCGAGCGCGCGCGAGCCCGAGGACGCCGGCGGAACGACCGGTGTCAGGTGGAGCCGCTCCTCTGACGTGACGGTCACGAGCGGGATCGGCTCGCCGCGGATGCCGAAGGCGATCGCGTGCGGCGGATGAAGATGCGCGACCGCGCGCGCCGCGGGCCGGGCCGCATACACGGCGGTGTGCATCAGGGACTCCTTGGAGGGGACGTACCGCTCCGGCCCGGCGACCTTGTGGCCCGCGAGATCGATGGTCACGAGGTCCTCGGGCTCCGTGTCGCGCAGCGCCACGCCGCTCGGCGTGATGAGGAAGGTGTCGCTCGCTCCGACGCGCGCCGAGATGTTGCCGCCCGCGGCCGACACCAGGCCGCGGTCCCAGGTGACCCGGCAGAAGCGGGCGACGTCTTCGCGCAGGCGCCGCTCCTCCGCGCCCGCCACCGGCACGCCGGCCGTCGCCATCAGGCCGCCCTCCCGTACGCCGCCGCGAGGCCGCGCTCGGGCGAGCCGCGCGTGCCGCGCGCCACCTCGGCGGCGACGCGAATCGCCTCCAGCAGGTTCTTGTGGTCGGCGAGGTTCCTGCCCGCGATGTCGAAAGCCGTGCCGTGGCCCGTCGACGTGCGGATGAGCGGGATCCCGATGAGCAGCGTCACCACCCGGCCGAAGCCGACGAGCTTGACGGCCATGAGTCCCTGGTCGTGGTAGAGCGCGAGCGTCAGGTCGTAGACGCCGTCGCGGGCCTTCAGGAACACCGTGTCCGCCGGAAACGGCCCTTCGGCATCGATGCCGCGCTCCCGCGCCGCGGCGATCGCCGGGACGATCTCCTCCTGCTCCTCGCGACCGAAGGCGCCGCTCTCCCCGGCGTGCGGATTGAGGCCGGCCACGACGAGGCGCGGGCGCGCGATCCCCATGTCGCGCAGTGCCGCGTCGGCGAGCACGAGCCGATCGAGCACGCGGTCCTTGCGCACGTAGTCGCAGACGGCCCGGAGCGCCATGTGGTTCGTGAACAGCATCACCCGCATGCGGTCGACGACCATCACCATCGCGGGTCTGGAGCCGGTCAGCTCCCCCAGGATCTCCGTCTGGCCCTCGTAGGGGTAGCCGGCGGCGTGCATCGCCTCCTTGTTGAGCGGCGCGGACACCATGGCGTCGACGTCGCCGGCGAGCGCGAACCGGCCGGCCTCCCTGGTGTAGTGGACGGCCGCGGCGCCGTTGGACGCTCGCACCTCGCCCCAGCGGTGGGCGGCCAGATCGATGTTCGCGTAGTCGACGACGTCGAGGGTGCCGGGCCGTCCTTCCGCCTCCCCCGGCCGCGAGATCCTGCGCAGGGAGAGCCGGACGCCGGCCACGTCCATCGCGCGCTCGAGCACCCGGGCGTCTCCCAGGACCACCGGGACCGCCCAGGTGGCGGCCACCGGATCCGCCAGCGACCTGACGATGATCTCGGGCCCGATGCCCGCCGCATCGCCCATCGTGATCGCGACCCGTGGACGCGGCTCCATGCCGATCATTCCGGACACGCAACGGGCACGAGCCGGGGCTCGCCCTGTGCCGTCACGTGACGATAGATCGCCTCGATGCGGTCGAGCACGGCATCCCAGGCGTCGCGGCTCTCGGCCGCCCGGCGGGCGGCCAGCCCCAGGCGCTCGCGCTCGCGCGCGTCGCCGAGCAGCGCGACGATCGCGTCGGCGAACGCCGCCTCGTCCCCGTCGGGGACGACGCGGCCCGTGACGCCGTCCTCGAGGCCCTTCGCGGACCCCGCCGAGGCGACGATGGCCTTGCCGGCCGCCATGTAGTTGAGCAGCTTCATCGGGAACCCGGAGCGTTCGGCCCGGGGGCACACCGCGATCGCCGCCGCCGCGAGCCGCGCCCGGACCTCATCGTACGACCCGGCGCGGATCACCTCCACCCCCCGAACATGCCCCACGAGGCGCGCGGCCGCGCGGCCGTCGGCGTGAGTGACGAGGACGAGCCGGGCGCCCGGGACCCGAGCTTGCACCCGGGCGAACGCGCGCAGCAGGAATCCGAGGTTCTGGTACCCATCGAGGTTGCCGGCGTAGCACACGAGGCCGCCGTCGCCTCCCGGCGCGGGCGGCGGCCCGAGCTCCTCGGGGGTGCCGGCCGGGCCGATACAGGCGAGCCCCGCGGCCGTGACGCCACGCCGGCGAAGGAGCGCGCCCAGCTCGTCCGTCACCGCGATGCAGAAATCGGCCCGGCGCGGCACCTGGGCGTCGAGCGAGCGGCCGAGGCGGGCGGCCAGCCGGCGCACGAGCGGGTTCGTGAAGTAGAGCGGCAGCTCCTCGGCGAGCGCGCTGTGACCGTGGTACACGAGCGGGCGGCCGGTGAGGCGGGCCACCACGAGTCCCGCGATCGCCGCCTCGTAGTTATGAGCATGGACGACGTCGATCGGCTCGCGCGCGACGAGCCGCCAGAGGCGGCCCGTGAGCCAGAGGTCGCTGAGCAGACGGCCGACCCGCGGGCCGGGCGGCCCCGCTCGCCGGCCGCCGTAGGTCACGAGACGCACCACGTGCCCGCGCTCGGCGAGCCCGAGGGCCAGCTGGCGGACCAGCACCTGCGACCCGCGCGGGGCCGTCGCCGGCCCGGCCAGCAGGAGCGCGACGCGCATCAGGCGCCGGGCTCCAGGTAGCCGAGCGCCGTGAGGCGGTCGCGCACGTCGCGTTCGTCGGCTCGGTCGTACCCGAGGGGACGGCCGGCCGGCACCGGCACCGGGTCGGGGCCGAGCCGCGCCGGCGCCTCCAGGGCCGCACCGATCGGCCGTCCGTCGAGCGCCTCGGGCACCGGCACGCCGCCGAGCGCGAGCAGCGTGGGCAGGACGTCGACGATGTCCGCGGCCGGGAGCTCGCCGGCGGCACGCACGCCAGGTCCGGCCAGCACGAAGAGGCCATGGCGGCGGTGCGACCCGTTCATGCCGCTCCCCTTGCCGCCGCCGTGCTCGTGGGGTGCGAGCCGGCGGATGGCGGGCCCGGGCCCGCCGCTGCGCAGGCACGACGGCGTGTAGCCGTCGACGCGCGCGAGCTCGAGGAGGAGATCGGGTGCCGAGGAGACGAACGGACCTCGGTAGAGCTCCTCGCGCCGCCAGACGCGCCGCACGACCGCCCGCCCCGCCTCGTCGCGCCATGCGAGGAGCCCGCGCGCGATGTCGTCGCGCGCGCGGTCGTAGTCCGTCGGCTCGACCGTCCCCTCCGGCTCGCGGCCGCGCAGGTTGAGCCAGACGCTCGGGTGATAGTCGAGCTCTTCCGAGAACGCGACGGTGCGCCGCCAGTCGATGCCGCCGAGGCGATGGAGGCTTTCGAGCCGGCTCGCCGCAGCCGGCAGGCGGCGCACGAGCCCGCCGAGCAGCTGATGCGGGACCGCGCGGAGCACGATCCCGCGCCCCGCCCCCGCCAGACGCGCGACCGGCCCCGGCCGCGCGAAGGCGAGGAGGCCGCACTCGGCGAGGCCGCGGTTCAGGTGAACGACCCGGTCGCCGGCGCCGCCGCTGCCGTGGTCCGACACGACGGCCACCGCCGCGTCCACGGGCGCCGCGGCGAGCAGCTCGCCGAGCGCCGCGTCGAGCGCCTCGTAGACGCGCCGGACGGCGTCCGCGAACGGCCCGGGCGCATGGCGCGGCGAGTGCGGGTCGTGGAAGCGCCAGAAGTGGTGGGCCACGGTGTCCGACTCGCCGAAGACCACCATGAACCCGTCCCAGCGCTCGCGGCCGAGGAGCGTCCGGGCGAGCGTCGTACGCCGTGCGATGCCGTCGAGCAGGCGCCCGAGGGCGGTCGCGTGCCAGCCGGGCCCGGTCGCGATCTCCTGGAAATCGGCGAACGGCAGGCGGCCGACCAGGCGCGCGATCTCCGGGTAGAGGGCGCGCGGATGGACGAAGGAGCCGTCGATGGCCGTCGCGAGCGGGCTGTCGAACCCGCTCACCATCACGCCGGCCACGGGCTCGGGCGGATAGGTCGCCGGCACGGTGAGGACGGCGACGCGCCGGCCGGCGGCCGAGAGCCGCGTCCAGAGCGCCGGGGCGCGGCGATGGCTGCCGTTGACGAACCGGACGCGGTAGGTGCCGGGGACGCGCGCGCTGAAGTCGAAGATGCCGTGCCGTCCCGGGTTGACGCCCGTCACGAGCGACGTCCAGGCCGGGAACGTCGCCGGCGGGACGGTCGAGCGGAGCCGGCCCCACGCGCCACGCTTCATCAGCGCGGCGAGCACCGGCAGCCGTCCCTCGTCCGCCCATGGACGGACGAGATCCAGGCTGGCGCCGTCGAGCCCGATGACGAGGAGCGGCGCCGGCACCGGTCAGTTCACGTAGCCGAGCGCCCGCAAGCGTTCCGTCGTCGCGGCGTCGACGCCACGCTGCTCGCTCGCCCCTGCATGCGCCCGCGCCTCGAGCACCGAGCGGCCGAGCTCGGCGCGCATGGTCTCCTTCTGGGCCGGCTGAGAGGCCTCCAGGTTGGCGTGCTCGCCGGGGTCGCGGCCGACGTCGAACAGCGCCTCGGGCGGGAGCCCGCGCGGGTTCCCGGGATTCGCGCTGATGAACTTCCACTCGCGCGTGCGAACGGCCTGCAACACGTTGCCCTCGAGGTCCTCCTCCGCGAACACGCTCGCGCGGGCGGGGGGCGCGCCGCCGTCGAGCGGCAGCGGATGGCCCGGGAGCGCGGCCGGCACGGTGAGGCGGGCCGCGGTCAGGACCGTCGGGGCGATGTCGAGGCTGGTGGCGAACTCGTCGACCACCCGGCCCGCCCCGCCCGCGACCGGCGGCTTCACGATGATCGGCACGTGGATCTGCTCGTCGTAGAGCGTCGTACCGTGCCACCAGCCGCCGTGCTCCTGGAACTCCTCGCCGTGGTCGGCGGTGAGCACGATGAGCGTGCGGTCGTAGAGGCCGCGGGCGCGGAGGTCGTCGAGGAGCACGCCGAGCTGCTCGTCGAAATACGCGATCTCGCCGTCGTAGAGCTTGCGGTAGAGCCCGACCACCGACGCGGGGGGATTCGGATTCGCGACCCGCGCGTAGCCTTCGCCGTTGAACGGGTGGACGAAGTACGGGTCGTGCGGGTCCATGTAGTGGGCAAAGACGAAGAAGGGCTCCTGGCGCGCCGCGGGCGATGCGAGCCAGGCCTTCACGGCGGCGGTCACGACCTCGGCCGGCTGATAGTAGTGGTGCACGTCGACGGCGTGCGCGAAGAAGCGCTCGCGTACCAGGCGGAGCCCGTTGTAGAGCGTCAGCTGCGCCGCGGCCTCGCTCGCGCCGAAGAAGAAGCTCGGGGCGAGGTAGCGGAACTCGTCGAAGCCCTGCTGGAAGTTGAACGCCGCCGAGACGTTCACGTTGTCGGCGAAGCCGACCGTGTGGTAGCCGCCGCGCGCCAGCATCTCGGCGAGCGTGTCGACGCGGTCGGGCAGGATGTCGGCCTTGTGCACGGCACCGTGCGAGGCCGGGTAGAGGCCGGTCAGGATCGTCGCCACCGACGGACGCGTCCACGACGCCTGTGAAAACGCGTTCGCGAACCGGAGCCCCGCGGCCGCCAGCGCGTCGATGTGCGGCGCGCGCCCGCCGGTGTAGCCGTAGCAGGAGAGGTGGTCGGCGCGCAGCGTGTCCACCATGATCAGGAGCACGTTCGGCGCGCCGGCCGGCGCGGGCGTGCGCGCGGGCGCCGCCGGCGGGACCGGCGCAGGCACGAGACGGGCGGCACCCGCGGCGATCGCCGCGAGGAGGCCGGCGGCGAGGGCCGCGGCGCCCGGCCGTGTCACCAGCCGCCGGCGCGTCGCCATGCCGGACAGCGCCCGCCAGAGGGCGGCCGCGATGCCGACGAGTGCGAGGGCCGCGGCACCCTGAACGGCGAGCGGCACGAGGCCGGAAGGCACCTGCTCGAGGAACACGTCGCGGATCACCCGGAAGCGTCCGACGACGCCCGCAAGCCCGACGCCCACCAGGGCGAACGCCAGCGCGAAGCCGTCCGTGCCGACCACCGCCGCGAGAATCCCGAGCCCGAGTCCCCCCGCGCCGCCGACGAGCCCGTAGGCCAGGAGCGCCCAGGCGAGCGCGGGCGTCTCGCCGGCGCCGTGCGCGTGAAACCAGACGGCGAGCGCCTCGGCCCCGCCCACCGCCGCCCCTGCCACGAGCCCGCCGGCGAGCCCGGCGCCGACCATGCGTCCTCTGTCCATCACCGCGTCCCCTCCAGCAGCGCGTGGCCCTCCATCTCGGGCGGCACCGCCACGCCGAAGTAAGCGAGCGCGGTCGGTGCGAGGTCGACGATCGCCGCATCCACCCCCGCCCGCAGCGCGCGGTTCGAGAGGATGATGCCCGGCGTGTCGGCCACGTCGGACGCCGCGTGGTCGCCGCTCCACTTCTTGTCGTTCGGCTCGAGGAGCGCCGCCGGGATGCCGCCGAGCGGCGTACGCCACGAGGTCCGGTAGCCCTCGCGGAAGGCGACCTGCAGGTCGGGCCGGCGCGCGGGCGGCGCGCCCGGGAAGATGTCGGGGCCCTTGTAGACCTTCTGCACGATGTGGTCGCCGGTCGCGGGGTCGACCTCGGCCTCTAGGCCGCGCGCGATCGCGTCGAGCAGCGCGTCGTAGTCCGCTCCGGGAGCCACGATCCCTTTTCCCTCCCGGCCGCGCAGGTTCACGTAGATCTGCCCGGTCCCGAGGGCGTAGGCGCGGCTGCGGCTCCAGTCGACGCCCGGGAAGAAGTCGGCCTCGCGCTCGGCCGCCCGGACGTTGCCCTGCACGAGGAAGCCGTGGTCCCGCAGCCAGCTGTTGAGGTTGAGACCCGTGCGGTAGCTGTGGAACCCGTGGTCCGAGATGACGAGCAGGGTCGCGTCGGTGCCGAGCCGCTCCGTGACCTCGCCGATGATCGCATCCATGCGCTCGTAGACGCGCAGCACGGCGTCGCCGTAGCGCGCGGCGAGCACCGGGTCGTAGCGGGGGTGTGTCGGGTCGAGCAGGCGGTAGAACATGTGCGCCACCCGATCCGTCTGCGTGAAGGCCGACACGAAGAGATCCCAGTCGGGACGCTCGAGCTCGTGCAGGGTGCTGGCGCGCACTTCGTCCATCGTCCGATGGAGGTCGGTGAGGAAGGCTTCCTCGTCGACCCGCTCGGCGTTGAGCGACGCGGTGTCCTCGGACCAGCCGACCGTCTTGTAGGGACCGAGCGCCGCCGCCAGCTCGCCCGCGTACCCGGGGGGCGCGCTGATCGGCACGAAGGGTGCCGAGGGGGCGTAGTTGAGCGGCGAGAGGTAGATGCGCAGCGGCTCGGCCGAGACGACGTGGAAGCGGCAGAGCCCGGCGACCGACACGAGCGGCAGGCCGAGCGGTGCCACCACGGGAAGCCGAAAGGCGTACCAGGCGCTCCAGCCGCCGCGCGGCACGCGCTCCTCGCGGCCCGCGAAGCGCACGGTCACCGTCCCGGCGGCACGGTCGACGTGGAAGCCGAGATGAAGAGGAAGCGGCGGCCGGCCGTCGCCGCGCGGATCGGGCGGGCCAGGGATATCGGCCTCGGCGTCGTCACCGCGGAGCAGGAGCGAGAAGAGGCGCCCGCCGCCGGGATCCGCGTGCGTGCCGGGCTCGAGGTCGCTGGCAAGATACGTGAACGTGCTGTTCGTGCCGAGGAGGTCGGGGACCCCCAGGCCCGAGAGCATCCGCCCGCCGGGCACACGGTCCGGCGGAAAGGCGTACGGCACGCGCAGCACGGTGACCCGCACGCCGTGCGCCGCCGCGACCTCCCAGAAGGGCGTGCCTTGGCGGCGGCTGTACGCCTCGGCGTGCGCCGTCCGGAAGAGACCCCACAGGAAGCGCGGCGGCCGCACCCCCCCCGTGCCGACGTCGGGCAGGTAGGTGGCGGGATCGCGCTCCACGAAGTCGAAGATGCCGTGGCGCGCGGGCCCGGTCCCCGTGGCGAAGGTGGTCCAGGCGACGGGCGACTGGGGCGGGTTCGTGGATGCGAGCGGCCGGAACTCGCCGCGCTCGGCGAGGGCTTTGAGGTGCGGCAGGTGTCCCTCCTCCACCCAGCGCGAGAGGAGGCGCGGATCGACGCCGTCGAAGCCGAGGATCACGAGGCGCCGCCCCGCGTGCCGACTCGCCTCCCGCTCCCCACCGCAGCCGCTCGCGACCAGCAGGATCGCGAGCAGCGCACCCACCATGGCGCGCAGACCGCCTACTCCTCCGGAAACTCCCGGTCGAGCTCCGCCGCATCGCCGGTCACCCGGATGCCACGCGGCGAGAGCTTGTAGAGGTCCTGCGCTTTCCAGTGGAGGAACCGCTGCTGCTCGAGCTCCTTCACGTGCGGCGCCAGGGTCTCGTAATCCAGTCCGAGCCGTCCCGGCAGGGCGTCGCGCACGTGCAGGTACGGCGTCTCGGGGGCGGCGTCGTGGACCTGGCGATACGCGAGAAGGATCCGGCGCTTCAGATTCACCCCACCCCTCCCCTAGAGGCGGACAATATTCTCCCCGCCGTAGCCTTGCAAGGCGTTGCGGGTGTCGACGACGAGCGGCGCGGTCTCGGCCACGCTGCGGTAGTCGAACTCACGATGATCGGTCAGGACGACGACGCAGTCGACGTTCGCCAGGTACCCGTTCCCGAGCGGCAGCGCGTCG is a window from the Deltaproteobacteria bacterium genome containing:
- the pdxA gene encoding 4-hydroxythreonine-4-phosphate dehydrogenase PdxA, with the protein product MSGMIGMEPRPRVAITMGDAAGIGPEIIVRSLADPVAATWAVPVVLGDARVLERAMDVAGVRLSLRRISRPGEAEGRPGTLDVVDYANIDLAAHRWGEVRASNGAAAVHYTREAGRFALAGDVDAMVSAPLNKEAMHAAGYPYEGQTEILGELTGSRPAMVMVVDRMRVMLFTNHMALRAVCDYVRKDRVLDRLVLADAALRDMGIARPRLVVAGLNPHAGESGAFGREEQEEIVPAIAAARERGIDAEGPFPADTVFLKARDGVYDLTLALYHDQGLMAVKLVGFGRVVTLLIGIPLIRTSTGHGTAFDIAGRNLADHKNLLEAIRVAAEVARGTRGSPERGLAAAYGRAA
- a CDS encoding glycosyltransferase family 4 protein — translated: MRVALLLAGPATAPRGSQVLVRQLALGLAERGHVVRLVTYGGRRAGPPGPRVGRLLSDLWLTGRLWRLVAREPIDVVHAHNYEAAIAGLVVARLTGRPLVYHGHSALAEELPLYFTNPLVRRLAARLGRSLDAQVPRRADFCIAVTDELGALLRRRGVTAAGLACIGPAGTPEELGPPPAPGGDGGLVCYAGNLDGYQNLGFLLRAFARVQARVPGARLVLVTHADGRAAARLVGHVRGVEVIRAGSYDEVRARLAAAAIAVCPRAERSGFPMKLLNYMAAGKAIVASAGSAKGLEDGVTGRVVPDGDEAAFADAIVALLGDARERERLGLAARRAAESRDAWDAVLDRIEAIYRHVTAQGEPRLVPVACPE
- a CDS encoding phosphodiesterase, with the translated sequence MVGALLAILLVASGCGGEREASRHAGRRLVILGFDGVDPRLLSRWVEEGHLPHLKALAERGEFRPLASTNPPQSPVAWTTFATGTGPARHGIFDFVERDPATYLPDVGTGGVRPPRFLWGLFRTAHAEAYSRRQGTPFWEVAAAHGVRVTVLRVPYAFPPDRVPGGRMLSGLGVPDLLGTNSTFTYLASDLEPGTHADPGGGRLFSLLLRGDDAEADIPGPPDPRGDGRPPLPLHLGFHVDRAAGTVTVRFAGREERVPRGGWSAWYAFRLPVVAPLGLPLVSVAGLCRFHVVSAEPLRIYLSPLNYAPSAPFVPISAPPGYAGELAAALGPYKTVGWSEDTASLNAERVDEEAFLTDLHRTMDEVRASTLHELERPDWDLFVSAFTQTDRVAHMFYRLLDPTHPRYDPVLAARYGDAVLRVYERMDAIIGEVTERLGTDATLLVISDHGFHSYRTGLNLNSWLRDHGFLVQGNVRAAEREADFFPGVDWSRSRAYALGTGQIYVNLRGREGKGIVAPGADYDALLDAIARGLEAEVDPATGDHIVQKVYKGPDIFPGAPPARRPDLQVAFREGYRTSWRTPLGGIPAALLEPNDKKWSGDHAASDVADTPGIILSNRALRAGVDAAIVDLAPTALAYFGVAVPPEMEGHALLEGTR
- a CDS encoding peptidylprolyl isomerase, giving the protein MEVAAGRVVTLEYTVRLASGELVDSTGDCGPLSILCGAGQLFPPLEARLAGMRTGETRELRIPADEAWGEQQPGLVRTMPRDRLPPDLVLEVGREYLLRTDDGRALRFRVRSIGERTVEADFNPRGAGQELHATVTVVAVRPPTAEEERRGRV
- a CDS encoding sulfatase, which encodes MMDRGRMVGAGLAGGLVAGAAVGGAEALAVWFHAHGAGETPALAWALLAYGLVGGAGGLGLGILAAVVGTDGFALAFALVGVGLAGVVGRFRVIRDVFLEQVPSGLVPLAVQGAAALALVGIAAALWRALSGMATRRRLVTRPGAAALAAGLLAAIAAGAARLVPAPVPPAAPARTPAPAGAPNVLLIMVDTLRADHLSCYGYTGGRAPHIDALAAAGLRFANAFSQASWTRPSVATILTGLYPASHGAVHKADILPDRVDTLAEMLARGGYHTVGFADNVNVSAAFNFQQGFDEFRYLAPSFFFGASEAAAQLTLYNGLRLVRERFFAHAVDVHHYYQPAEVVTAAVKAWLASPAARQEPFFVFAHYMDPHDPYFVHPFNGEGYARVANPNPPASVVGLYRKLYDGEIAYFDEQLGVLLDDLRARGLYDRTLIVLTADHGEEFQEHGGWWHGTTLYDEQIHVPIIVKPPVAGGAGRVVDEFATSLDIAPTVLTAARLTVPAALPGHPLPLDGGAPPARASVFAEEDLEGNVLQAVRTREWKFISANPGNPRGLPPEALFDVGRDPGEHANLEASQPAQKETMRAELGRSVLEARAHAGASEQRGVDAATTERLRALGYVN